Proteins co-encoded in one Malus domestica chromosome 09, GDT2T_hap1 genomic window:
- the LOC103453601 gene encoding omega-amidase, chloroplastic-like translates to MASLWNTSNPAMADASDPFQLPNIPKFKVALCQLSVTSDKNQNLDRAGISIKTAAEQGAKLLVLPEMWNCPYSSDYFAKFAEDFTNEDASPTLSMLSDAAYCHGITIVGGSVPERDHGRLYNTCCIFGPDGKLKAKHRKIHLFDIDVPGEISFKESDFFLAGDQTTIVDTEVGRIGVGICHDLQFPELAALYRKKGVHIICYPGAFNMSTGELLWELVQRARAVDNQLFVATCSPSRDSTGSYTIWGHSTLVEPSGEIIATAGHEETIVIAEIDYSKIQLQRKSLQLDEQKWEDISKLIDVRMN, encoded by the exons ATGGCATCTCTCTGGAACACCAGTAATCCCGCCATGGCTGATGCCTCAGATCCATTTCAACTCCCCAATATTCCGAAG TTTAAGGTTGCTCTATGTCAGTTGTCAGTTACTTCTGACAAGAATCAGAATCTTGATCGTGCCGGCATTTCGATAAAAACTGCCGCCGAGCAAGGCGCAAAGCTACTTGTTTTACCA gaAATGTGGAACTGCCCTTATTCAAGTGACTACTTTGCAAAATTTGCTGAGGATTTTACGAATGAGGATGCCTCGCCGACGTTGTCCATGCTATCGGATGCTGCTTATTGCCATGGGATCACAATCGTAGGAGGGTCGGTGCCTGAACGGGATCATGGCAGGTTGTATAATACTTGCTGCATATTTGGACCAGATGGAAAGCTCAAAGCTAAGCATAGGAAA ATACATTTATTCGACATTGACGTTCCAGGAGAGATATCATTTAAGGAATCTGACTTCTTTTTGGCAGGAGATCAAACTACCATAGTGGACACAG AAGTTGGTCGTATCGGAGTGGGAATCTGTCATGATTTACAGTTTCCTGAACTTGCTGCATTGTACAGGAAAAAAG GCGTTCACATAATATGCTATCCCGGGGCATTCAACATGAGCACTGGTGAATTGTTGTGGGAGCTCGTACAGAGAGCAAG GGCAGTTGATAACCAG TTATTCGTAGCTACTTGTTCACCTTCTCGAGACTCCACTGGTTCTTACACAATATGGGGACACTCCACGCTAGTTGAACCG TCGGGCGAGATAATTGCAACCGCAGGGCATGAGGAAACTATTGTAATCGCCGAGATTGATTACTCTAAAATTCAGCTCCAAAG AAAGAGCCTCCAACTTGATGAACAAAAGTGGGAAGACATCTCCAAGTTGATCGATGTGCGCATGAACTAA
- the LOC108175075 gene encoding RING-H2 finger protein ATL2-like yields the protein MLVVSGIVVFGVLIISVVIGWYVYRRRIPLSPPTSNERVQKIERTVDKRLKPDLITFSYKKESDDGDPDQNEDDEEALYRKISTTIECVVCLRGLEDEETVRRLPKCKHIFHAPCIDMWLDSHSGCPICRTLIDRLCSGDNPLAFTPHEDQENSMEVTPTEVDNIRTSMLSIPIV from the coding sequence ATGTTAGTCGTATCAGGCATCGTAGTATTTGGTGTGCTCATCATTTCCGTCGTAATCGGATGGTATGTATATCGTAGGCGAATACCATTGTCTCCTCCGACTAGCAACGAGCGTGTCCAGAAGATCGAACGCACGGTTGATAAGAGGTTGAAGCCGGATTTAATCACATTCAGTTACAAGAAAGAGAGTGATGATGGTGATCCTGATCAAAacgaagatgatgaagaagctTTATATCGTAAAATTAGTACTACCATCGAATGTGTAGTGTGCTTGAGAGGTTTGGAAGATGAGGAAACTGTGAGGCGGCTACCAAAATGCAAGCACATCTTCCACGCACCTTGTATTGACATGTGGCTTGATTCTCATTCCGGCTGCCCTATCTGCCGTACTCTGATTGACCGACTATGTTCTGGTGATAACCCGCTGGCATTTACACCTCACGAGGATCAAGAGAATTCCATGGAAGTCACACCCACAGAAGTAGATAATATCAGAACCTCAATGTTATCTATCCCAATCGTGTAA
- the LOC103453694 gene encoding developmentally-regulated G-protein 2-like isoform X2, with protein sequence MLQFREDATVDDLIDVIEGNRKYMKCVYVYNKIDVIGIDDVDKLARQPNSVVISCNLKLNFDRLLAKMWEEMGLVTVYAKPQGQQPDFGDPVVLSADRGGCTVGDFCNHIHRSLVKEVKYVLVWGTSARHYPQHCGLGHVLNVEDVVQIVKKKVNRSVCCSLQVKFSLRNFWVP encoded by the exons ATG TTGCAGTTTCGTGAGGATGCGACAGTGGATGATCTTATTGATGTAATTGAGGGAAACCGGAAATACATGAAGTGTGTATATGTGTACAACAAGATAGACGTTATTGGTATTGATGATGTGGACAAATTAGCCCGTCAGCCGAATTCTGTTGTCATTAGTTGCAATCTCAAG CTGAACTTTGACAGACTACTTGCAAAAATGTGGGAAGAGATGGGACTCGTTACAGTTTATGCAAAGCCGCAGGGCCAGCAACCTGATTTCGGTGATCCAGTAGTTCTTTCTGCT gATAGAGGGGGCTGCACTGTTGGAGACTTCTGTAATCATATACACAGGAGTTTGGTGAAGGAAGTCAAATACGTGTTAGTGTGGGGTACAAGTGCAAGGCACTACCCACAGCATTGTGGCCTCGGTCATGTTTTGAATGTTGAAGATGTGGTCCAAATTGTGAAGAAAAAGGTAAACCGGTCTGTCTGTTGTTCATTGCAAGTGAAATTTTCTCTGCGTAATTTTTGGGTCCCATGA
- the LOC103453694 gene encoding developmentally-regulated G-protein 2-like isoform X1, with the protein MVHDFLQVALQFREDATVDDLIDVIEGNRKYMKCVYVYNKIDVIGIDDVDKLARQPNSVVISCNLKLNFDRLLAKMWEEMGLVTVYAKPQGQQPDFGDPVVLSADRGGCTVGDFCNHIHRSLVKEVKYVLVWGTSARHYPQHCGLGHVLNVEDVVQIVKKKVNRSVCCSLQVKFSLRNFWVP; encoded by the exons ATGGTACATGATTTTCTTCAAGTCGCT TTGCAGTTTCGTGAGGATGCGACAGTGGATGATCTTATTGATGTAATTGAGGGAAACCGGAAATACATGAAGTGTGTATATGTGTACAACAAGATAGACGTTATTGGTATTGATGATGTGGACAAATTAGCCCGTCAGCCGAATTCTGTTGTCATTAGTTGCAATCTCAAG CTGAACTTTGACAGACTACTTGCAAAAATGTGGGAAGAGATGGGACTCGTTACAGTTTATGCAAAGCCGCAGGGCCAGCAACCTGATTTCGGTGATCCAGTAGTTCTTTCTGCT gATAGAGGGGGCTGCACTGTTGGAGACTTCTGTAATCATATACACAGGAGTTTGGTGAAGGAAGTCAAATACGTGTTAGTGTGGGGTACAAGTGCAAGGCACTACCCACAGCATTGTGGCCTCGGTCATGTTTTGAATGTTGAAGATGTGGTCCAAATTGTGAAGAAAAAGGTAAACCGGTCTGTCTGTTGTTCATTGCAAGTGAAATTTTCTCTGCGTAATTTTTGGGTCCCATGA
- the LOC139188267 gene encoding uncharacterized protein, producing MVRVNQLKTELHTAQKGGDSVDKFLMRLKGIRDQLVSAGEKVTDNDFIIAVLSGLPADFEMIKTVILARDSPMSIKDFRAQLLVAEGSIESRMHTLSSSMSAMVVKGAGLQGFQGYEHGESSNSQRSQGSLSNATFGNNFQRGNGFNDQFGSNFQGGNGFSGIGNGNGSRGFQSSQRGNFNNRKFGGGNNNSRFASGFQNRNGNNGYSGNNGYSGNGKSVAGYESASNGFISTNSSAGHGNSKSNWSGDTNSKYSVSPECQICSRRGHTAPNCYYRAESGGSQSSGSVICQICGKRGHIALECFHRNNFAYQGNPPPPPSIAAMTAQANVTQTEGSGVGFTAEENWILDSGQDNKEDTVHRDK from the exons ATGGTTCGTGTGAATCAGCTTAAAACTGAATTGCATACTGCTCAGAAAGGTGGTGATTCGGTTGATAAATTCTTAATGAGACTAAAAGGGATAAGGGATCAATTAGTATCTGCAGGAGAAAAGGTTACTGATAATGATTTCATTATTGCTGTTCTTTCTGGTTTGCCTGCTGACTTTGAGATGATTAAGACAGTCATATTGGCAAGGGATTCTCCTATGTCTATCAAAGATTTTCGAGCACAATTGCTTGTAGCTGAAGGCAGTATTGAATCTAGAATGCATACTTTATCTAGTTCTATGTCTGCTATGGTTGTTAAAGGTGCAGGATTACAAGGCTTTCAAGGGTATGAACATGGTGAGAGCTCTAATTCTCAGAGGTCTCAAGGTAGTCTCAGCAATGCTACATTCGGTAACAACTTTCAGagaggaaatggttttaatgaTCAGTTTGGTAGTAATTTTCAGGGAGGAAATGGCTTTTCAGGAATTGGAAATGGTAATGGTAGTAGAGGTTTTCAGTCTTCACAGAGAGGAAATTTTAataatagaaagtttggagGTGGGAATAACAATTCCAGGTTTGCATCAGGGTTTCAGAACAGAAATGGGAATAATGGTTACTCTGGGAATAATGGCTACTCTGGAAATGGTAAGAGTGTTGCAGGAtatgaatctgcaagtaatgggTTCATCTCAACTAATTCATCTGCTGGCCATGGCAATTCTAAGTCCAATTGGAGTGGGGATACCAATTCTAAGTACTCGGTATCACCTGAATGTCAGATATGTTCGAGAAGGGGACACACTGCACCAAACTGCTACTATAGAGCTGAGAGTGGAGGTTCACAGTCTTCTGGTTCTGTAATCTGTCAGATATGTGGAAAGCGGGGGCACATAGCTCTTGAATGCTTTCACAGGAACAACTTTGCATATCAGGGAaatcctccaccaccaccatcgaTTGCAGCTATGACAGCTCAAGCAAATGTCACTCAAACTGAAGGATCTGGTGTTGGTTTTACTGCTGAAGAAAACTGGATATTGGATTCAG GACAAGACAACAAGGAAGATACTGTACACAGGGACAAGTGA